In a genomic window of Bacillota bacterium:
- a CDS encoding 4-hydroxyphenylacetate 3-hydroxylase family protein, whose protein sequence is MRTSAEYLSRLQGMRKNVHIGGELVGRGDPRLAPGIKVLSMTFDLVDDPKFKDLLTATSHLTGKRINRYCHIHQSPEDLLKKQEMTRLLCQKSGGCIQRCMGVDALNALSVVTFLTDMAHGTGYHQRFLEYLREYQENDWVANCAQTDVKGDRLRRPHEQVDPDLYLHVVEKRPDGIIVRGAKAHNTMAPYADEIIVVPTRFMGEKDKDWAVAFAIPADTEGLHLVCRTTSPRPRLQLKASASELGVADSFSIFDDVFVPWERVFMCGEYEQAGYLAGLFAAYHRHSYTGCKPATTDIMMGATALVAEYNGIAKAPHVRDKLAEMITVAELVYGAGIAAAVKSQRAPSGTQVPDFIFVNAGRYHAGVNIYHEFETLAEIAGGLPATLPYEEDFFNDLTGPLLHKYIMRNPAITAENQHRLFRTISDMIVSATGGVAQVAGVHGGGSPIMEKIALVLQYDLDAKKQLVKDLAGIRE, encoded by the coding sequence TTGAGGACTTCCGCCGAGTACCTCTCCCGCCTGCAGGGGATGAGAAAGAACGTGCACATCGGGGGCGAGTTGGTCGGCCGCGGCGACCCGAGATTAGCGCCCGGGATCAAGGTCCTGTCGATGACCTTCGACCTCGTCGACGACCCCAAGTTCAAGGACCTGCTCACGGCGACCTCGCACCTGACCGGGAAGCGGATCAACCGCTATTGTCACATCCACCAGTCCCCGGAGGACCTCCTGAAGAAGCAGGAGATGACCCGGCTGCTCTGCCAGAAGTCCGGCGGTTGCATCCAGCGGTGCATGGGGGTCGACGCCCTCAACGCCCTGTCGGTGGTTACCTTCCTGACCGACATGGCCCACGGGACCGGCTACCACCAGCGCTTCCTGGAGTACCTGAGGGAGTATCAGGAGAACGACTGGGTGGCCAACTGCGCCCAGACCGACGTCAAGGGCGACCGACTGAGGCGGCCCCACGAACAGGTGGACCCCGACCTCTACCTGCACGTCGTGGAGAAGCGGCCCGACGGCATCATCGTCCGCGGGGCCAAGGCCCACAACACCATGGCCCCCTATGCCGATGAGATCATCGTCGTTCCCACCCGGTTCATGGGTGAGAAGGACAAGGATTGGGCGGTGGCCTTCGCCATCCCGGCCGACACCGAAGGCCTCCACCTAGTCTGTCGGACGACCTCGCCGCGCCCGCGCCTCCAGCTCAAGGCCAGCGCCTCCGAACTGGGCGTGGCCGACTCCTTCTCCATCTTCGACGATGTCTTCGTCCCCTGGGAGCGGGTCTTCATGTGCGGCGAGTATGAGCAGGCCGGCTACCTGGCCGGGCTCTTCGCCGCCTACCATCGTCACAGCTACACCGGGTGCAAGCCGGCCACGACCGACATCATGATGGGGGCCACCGCCCTGGTGGCCGAGTACAACGGCATCGCCAAGGCCCCTCATGTCCGCGACAAGCTGGCCGAGATGATCACCGTCGCCGAACTGGTCTACGGGGCCGGCATCGCCGCGGCGGTTAAGTCGCAAAGGGCCCCGTCGGGAACCCAGGTGCCGGACTTCATCTTCGTCAACGCCGGCCGCTACCACGCGGGGGTCAACATCTACCACGAATTCGAGACCCTGGCCGAGATCGCCGGAGGCCTGCCGGCCACCCTTCCCTACGAAGAGGACTTCTTCAATGACCTGACCGGGCCGCTGCTCCACAAGTACATCATGCGCAACCCGGCGATCACCGCCGAGAACCAGCACCGGCTATTCCGGACAATCAGCGACATGATCGTCTCGGCCACCGGCGGCGTCGCCCAGGTGGCCGGGGTCCACGGCGGCGGCTCGCCAATCATGGAGAAGATCGCCCTGGTCCTGCAGTACGACCTGGACGCCAAGAAGCAGTTGGTCAAGGACCTGGCGGGGATCAGGGAGTAG